One segment of Thunnus thynnus chromosome 19, fThuThy2.1, whole genome shotgun sequence DNA contains the following:
- the c9 gene encoding complement component C9 isoform X1, which yields MRLEVALPLGFFGLCLTLVLLGEGMGEVIPDPPPVNCQWSPWSHWSHCDPCTKARRRSRSVRVFAQFGGSLCLGSIGERESCIPAAECNQTTWPVCSDSEFECETGYCIKKRLSCNGDLDCEDGSDEECDPGRKPCGEETLQNNEQARTAGYGINVLGLEPRMNPFFNDYFNGRCDRVRNPTTRQYDRLPWNVGVLNYQTQVEETASKEIYEDTYSLLREILTEESFKISGGVTGSFKFSPSEGSMSNATLNVGLEGEYKQSKMIKEITEIKNVTNKSFMRVKGRLQLSTYRMRSRDLKVADEFLAHVRSLPLQYEKGVTAREFQKCFTLGVKADLTGKVVEGKANVDIDSCKDVKPNETKRTDGKALVDEVITAVKGGDLESAGNMRAKLDQDGVMDIDTYRAWARTIPDIPALLSSEPEPIYMLIPLDMPGANTRISNLKQATEDYVAEYNVCKCKPCHNGGTVTLLDGKCICLCPVLFEGAACQNLKQEKSKHLKAKRPLTQEGNWTCWSGWSECSGEKRTRTRSCNQDGLSGAVCRGDTVIEEPCRVEM from the exons ATGAGGCTTGAGGTCGCTCTCCCACTGGGCTTCTTTGGCCTGTGTCTGACTCTGGTGCTTCTTGGAGAAGGAAT GGGAGAGGTAATTCCTGATCCACCACCAGTGAACTGTCAATGGAGCCCCTGGTCACATTGGAGTCATTGTGATCCCTGCACAAAAGCCAGA AGGCGTTCTCGAAGTGTGAGGGTGTTTGCCCAGTTTGGTGGCAGCCTCTGCCTGGGATCAATAGGGGAAAGAGAGTCCTGTATACCAGCAGCTGAATGTAACCAGACTACATGGCCTGTGTGCTCAGACTCAGAGTTTGAGTGCGAGACAG gtTATTGCATCAAGAAGAGATTATCCTGCAATGGGGACCTTGACTGTGAAGATGGATCAGATGAGGAGTGTGATCCTGGGCGTAAACCTTGTGGTGAAGAAACCCTGCAGAACAATGAGCAAGCCAGGACAGCAGGATATGG AATCAATGTCTTGGGTTTAGAGCCTCGAATGAACCCCTTCTTCAATGATTACTTCAATGGGCGGTGTGACCGAGTGAGGAATCCAACGACTAGGCAGTACGACAGGCTTCCCTGGAATGTTGGTGTCCTCAACTATCAG ACTCAAGTGGAAGAAACCGCTTCCAAAGAAATCTATGAGGACACATACAGCCTTCTGAGGGAAATACTGACTGAAGAATCTTTTAAAATTAGTGGTGGAGTTACTGGTTCATTCAAATTCAGCCCAAGTGAGGGCTCCATGTCCAATGCCACTTTAAATGTCGGTTTAGAAGGTGAATACAAGCAGTCAAAAATGATTAAGGAGATCACAGAGATCAAAAACGTTACG AACAAGTCTTTTATGCGGGTGAAGGGCAGACTACAGTTGAGCACCTACAGAATGCGCTCCCGTGATCTCAAAGTGGCCGATGAATTCCTGGCGCATGTCAGATCTTTGCCTTTGCAGTATGAAAAGG GTGTGACAGCGAGAGAATTTCAAAAATGCTTCACATTAGGTGTCAAAGCAGACCTTACTGGTAAGGTTGTCGAAGGAAAGGCAAACGTAGATATTGACAGCTGCAAGGATGTAAAACCAAATGAAACAA AGAGGACGGACGGAAAAGCATTGGTGGATGAGGTGATAACAGCAGTAAAAGGAGGTGACTTAGAAAGTGCTGGTAATATGAGGGCCAAATTAGATCAAGACGGGGTGATGGACATCGATACCTATAGGGCATGGGCCCGGACAATCCCTGATATCCCTGCGCTGCTTTCCAGTGAG CCAGAACCCATCTATATGCTGATTCCATTGGATATGCCTGGTGCTAACACCAGGATATCCAACTTAAAGCAGGCCACTGAAGACTATGTGGCAGAGTATAATGTGTGCAAGTGCAAGCCTTGTCATAACGGAGGCACTGTTACTCTTCTGGATGGAAAGTGTATCTGCCTGTGTCCTGTCCTGTTTGAAGGCGCGGCCTGCCAGAACCTCAAGCAGGAGAAATCTAAACACTTAAAAG CAAAAAGACCTTTGACTCAGGAAGGCAACTGGACATGCTGGTCTGGCTGGTCCGAATGTAGTGGAGAGAAACGCACCAGGACTCGTAGCTGCAACCAAGACGGGCTCTCTGGAGCTGTGTGCAGAGGAGACACCGTTATTGAAGAACCATGCAGAGTAGAAATGTGA
- the c9 gene encoding complement component C9 isoform X2 codes for MRLEVALPLGFFGLCLTLVLLGEGMGEVIPDPPPVNCQWSPWSHWSHCDPCTKARRRSRSVRVFAQFGGSLCLGSIGERESCIPAAECNQTTWPVCSDSEFECETGYCIKKRLSCNGDLDCEDGSDEECDPGRKPCGEETLQNNEQARTAGYGINVLGLEPRMNPFFNDYFNGRCDRVRNPTTRQYDRLPWNVGVLNYQTQVEETASKEIYEDTYSLLREILTEESFKISGGVTGSFKFSPSEGSMSNATLNVGLEGEYKQSKMIKEITEIKNVTNKSFMRVKGRLQLSTYRMRSRDLKVADEFLAHVRSLPLQYEKGIYFAFLEDYGTHYTKNGKSGGEYELVYVLNHETMVERRVTAREFQKCFTLGVKADLTGKVVEGKANVDIDSCKDVKPNETKRTDGKALVDEVITAVKGGDLESAGNMRAKLDQDGVMDIDTYRAWARTIPDIPALLSSEPEPIYMLIPLDMPGANTRISNLKQATEDYVAEYNVCKCKPCHNGGTVTLLDGKCICLCPVLFEGAACQNLKQEKSKHLKAKRPLTQEGNWTCWSGWSECSGEKRTRTRSCNQDGLSGAVCRGDTVIEEPCRVEM; via the exons ATGAGGCTTGAGGTCGCTCTCCCACTGGGCTTCTTTGGCCTGTGTCTGACTCTGGTGCTTCTTGGAGAAGGAAT GGGAGAGGTAATTCCTGATCCACCACCAGTGAACTGTCAATGGAGCCCCTGGTCACATTGGAGTCATTGTGATCCCTGCACAAAAGCCAGA AGGCGTTCTCGAAGTGTGAGGGTGTTTGCCCAGTTTGGTGGCAGCCTCTGCCTGGGATCAATAGGGGAAAGAGAGTCCTGTATACCAGCAGCTGAATGTAACCAGACTACATGGCCTGTGTGCTCAGACTCAGAGTTTGAGTGCGAGACAG gtTATTGCATCAAGAAGAGATTATCCTGCAATGGGGACCTTGACTGTGAAGATGGATCAGATGAGGAGTGTGATCCTGGGCGTAAACCTTGTGGTGAAGAAACCCTGCAGAACAATGAGCAAGCCAGGACAGCAGGATATGG AATCAATGTCTTGGGTTTAGAGCCTCGAATGAACCCCTTCTTCAATGATTACTTCAATGGGCGGTGTGACCGAGTGAGGAATCCAACGACTAGGCAGTACGACAGGCTTCCCTGGAATGTTGGTGTCCTCAACTATCAG ACTCAAGTGGAAGAAACCGCTTCCAAAGAAATCTATGAGGACACATACAGCCTTCTGAGGGAAATACTGACTGAAGAATCTTTTAAAATTAGTGGTGGAGTTACTGGTTCATTCAAATTCAGCCCAAGTGAGGGCTCCATGTCCAATGCCACTTTAAATGTCGGTTTAGAAGGTGAATACAAGCAGTCAAAAATGATTAAGGAGATCACAGAGATCAAAAACGTTACG AACAAGTCTTTTATGCGGGTGAAGGGCAGACTACAGTTGAGCACCTACAGAATGCGCTCCCGTGATCTCAAAGTGGCCGATGAATTCCTGGCGCATGTCAGATCTTTGCCTTTGCAGTATGAAAAGGGTATTTATTTTGCCTTCCTGGAGGACTATGGAACTCACTACACCAAAAACGGGAAGTCTGGCGGCGAATATGAATTGGTCTATGTTCTCAATCACGAAACCATGGTAGAGAGGC GTGTGACAGCGAGAGAATTTCAAAAATGCTTCACATTAGGTGTCAAAGCAGACCTTACTGGTAAGGTTGTCGAAGGAAAGGCAAACGTAGATATTGACAGCTGCAAGGATGTAAAACCAAATGAAACAA AGAGGACGGACGGAAAAGCATTGGTGGATGAGGTGATAACAGCAGTAAAAGGAGGTGACTTAGAAAGTGCTGGTAATATGAGGGCCAAATTAGATCAAGACGGGGTGATGGACATCGATACCTATAGGGCATGGGCCCGGACAATCCCTGATATCCCTGCGCTGCTTTCCAGTGAG CCAGAACCCATCTATATGCTGATTCCATTGGATATGCCTGGTGCTAACACCAGGATATCCAACTTAAAGCAGGCCACTGAAGACTATGTGGCAGAGTATAATGTGTGCAAGTGCAAGCCTTGTCATAACGGAGGCACTGTTACTCTTCTGGATGGAAAGTGTATCTGCCTGTGTCCTGTCCTGTTTGAAGGCGCGGCCTGCCAGAACCTCAAGCAGGAGAAATCTAAACACTTAAAAG CAAAAAGACCTTTGACTCAGGAAGGCAACTGGACATGCTGGTCTGGCTGGTCCGAATGTAGTGGAGAGAAACGCACCAGGACTCGTAGCTGCAACCAAGACGGGCTCTCTGGAGCTGTGTGCAGAGGAGACACCGTTATTGAAGAACCATGCAGAGTAGAAATGTGA